The genomic window atcctcctttccttcctcagCCAGCAGGCGAGTGTGCATCAGTTCATGCGGGGAAAATGCAAGAGGGTTACCTACACATCTGTTATGCCACGCTTTACTGATCTCATGTCATTCCATCCTTTTCCCCCGCTCTAGGGACTATGTAAGAGAGGAGGATTTTGTACGTGGCTGTGGTCCTCATGGTGTAGAGGGGGCGCCTGTTTCCGCTGAGTTCCGATGGGCTGATGtcggaaggaaaaaaaaagcagcgaCGCATGGGATTCTCCTCTATGGCCACGACTCGCGCGGCCTCGCGTTCGCTTTGCTCAACGGGTGATTACACCGGCTACCGACCACACCACACAGGCTTCGAAGGCTGGAAAACGGGTGGATGTCCCACGCACGTGGCGATTCTGACTCCGGGCGATGCAACCATTGAGctgtggagggagaggacgagggtGTCCGGGGAGTGTATTCACCACCTTGACGAACCGGTCACAGTGTCCATCTCGAGGCCGCTTTCAGCAGATGCATGAAAGCCACCCGCGCCCACTCCcaggggaagaggcggacGCTGGCTTGCGACGAGATGTAGCAGGTCTCGGCGAGCACGTATTTTGCCGCTCTTGAGGAGCTCTATCGAGGCGTGGCATCCACAAAAGAGGTTTGATGGGCGCTCTTCCGAAGGGCTTCTACCGTGCTTGATCAACCGACTACAGGCAAAGTGTTGCAGCACGACGGACGCAGCCTTCACCAGCTCATTCTCCAGGTTGCATCAAAGGCCCCAGCGGACAGGGGCACCGCATCCCGCGGCTCAAATCACTGCTGCCCCTCCGGCGGCGAGCAGCCCCCCAGCTTCAATCCTTCGACGCCATATACTCACCAAGGCTacgggaaggaggaaaagtgGGGCGGTAAGCTGTTCCCATACCCCCCATAATGAGAGAGAGTTTAGCGTGGCAGACGTACTCAATGTACGGCATGCTGAGAGGAACGGTCCTCCATCCCCTGGAGATCCTGCCCAGGGGCAAGCCCGCTGCTGAACATGGTAACGTTGCTCGGCATGCACTCACTGCAGTTGGCGCCACTCCGCGATCTCACGACCCCCTACgccgaggcgcagctgcatgcgGGATGTTGTCTGGAGACCGGCTTGTTGGCGTGGCTTCTGTAGTGGACGACTCCCAACCGGTGCTCCTccatgccagctgtgcaGCGACCCGCggatgctgcggctgtgggtGTAGCACTGCGGCCGGAGCGAAGGCGTAAGATGGAGAGACCgtgggagctgctgcgcacttGCCCGCGCGGCCTGCGCACCTCACAGAACCCAGCGACCATGTTGGAGGAGGTCATTGCAGCACTCGAGGCGGCAGGCATCACAGGGTCTCGTCGTTTCCGCAGCTGCGTGTTCGGCTCCGTCTTTTCCATTGTAAGAGAGAAATATGGTCAGGTGCGGAGACAATTCATCGTGTGGTCGCAAGTAGCGAACACGCGGCTCGCCGTCGCGGAATGTCCTGTGCGACGCTGGTGGGGTGACGGACCTAAAAATGCCGTTCTTCGCGGCGCCCGTACTGGAGGGGAGCTGagctctctctgtgtcccGCGTTGCTGACGGGATAGTCGATCAGCTGAGAGTTATGCCAATGGGGTGAAGCGTGAGCTCTGAGGTAGTGCGAGTGGTGGGAGTAGCATTAGCAGGTCATCCTTCCTACACCGCGCGACCTGCTACCGGTGTGCAGTCTGCAGGCACGTGTCGCATTGTGAAGCACGAAAGGGAGTCGGTGATTAAGGCGGCAGACCGATTCAGCGTCACTGTCAGCAAAGGCCAAACCGACGTCGTCTCCGCCCTCCTCAAGTATACGCTTGCAAGAGTCCTTTATGACCGTAAGGCAAACGCGCTCTATCTTGGAGAACATACGATCGGGTAACTGCGCACGGTATCGGCTCGAAACCCGATAGTGAACCCATTCGAGTGTCTCTTGAGACGTCTGGTTCACGGCCCAAGCCGTATCGCTTCCGACTCACTCACTTTGGTGGCCTCTCGAAGAGGCACAGCGGCTGCTCTTTGACGGGTCGCAGCTGTTTGTTGTATGTGGTGTATCTCTCACCGCGCTCCCCCACGCGTGCCCCAGCGTCAGCTGGACGAATGGTTTAAGTGAGCCACAGCAAATATGCTACGGGGCGCATCACGCCGATGGCGACGGCCAGCTCGGTGCACGAGCTCTGCACATTCCCGACATTGGATGAGTGCAGTGCCACGTATGTGCGCCTGGCGACAGAGCACACCATCACTACGGGCTTGCGTTAGGGACAGCAAGGCCCCGCCGCCAATATGAATGCGACAGCGCTTAgagcggtgcgctgctgcatttgaggccttttcttccctttctggTCATAGGAGCTGTAGTTCACCTTCATGTGAGCATTTCTGCCCTCGCTGTTTTCTACAAGGGCTGCATGACTCGCGTGATATACGTGGTTCAGTCTGCCTAGCGCGCAGGAGCGCGACTAGTGACACGGAGAGGTGGGACAGGAGGCCGAAGAGACGGGTGGCTCCGCGCTCTTGTCATTACACAAACACAACCTAAACGCTTATCGTTGTCTTCATAGGAGGGACGCACTCTACTTCTGCCGGTATGGTCTCGGTGTAGACGGCATGGCAGCAAGCACACACCGCCCAGAAGTAGGACTGACTGAGACAAGTATTGCTGCCTCGCGAATAGTCCCGGTGCaactttttctttcttcaactttcccttctctcttttacGCTGGCAAAGCAACGGAAGTATTCATATATCTATATCTATATCTATACGCCCCACACAGCAGCCATGTCTCACTGCAAGTTCGAGCACCCCCGCCACGGCCATCTCGGCTTCCTTCCGCGCAAGCGCTCGCGCCAGATCCGcggccgcgcgcgcgcgttccCGAATGACGACGCGACGCAGAAGCCCCACCTCACGAGCTTCATGGTGTTCAAGGCCGGTATGACGCACATTGTGCGTGATGTTGACCGCCCTGGATCGAAGGTGAACaagaaggaggtggtggagccgGTGACGATCCTGGAGGCGCCGccgatggtggtggtcggcATTGTGGGCTACCGCCAGACCCCGGTGGGCCTGAAGACGATGGGCACCGTGTGGGCGCATCACACGAGCGTGGAgttccgccgccgctactACAAGAACTGGAAGCAGTCTGCGCAGCTTGCCTTCTCTCGCCAGAAGCAGTTCGCGAACACGAAAGAGGGCAAGATCGCCGAGGCGCGCATGCTGCACGCGTTCGCGAAGAAGGCGTCCGTCATCCGCGTGattgcgcacacgcagctgcgtAAGCTGCGCAACCACCGTGTGGGcgtgaagaaggcgcacgTGCAGGAGATACAGATCAACGGCGGCAACGTTGCGGCGAAGATCGCGCTGGCCAAGTccctgctggagaaggaggtgcgcgtgGACTCCGTGTTCCAGCAGTCGGAGGCGTGTGATGTGTGCTCCGTGACGAAGGGCCACGGTACGGAGGGTGTGGTGAAGCGCTGGGGCGTTGCCTGCCTGCCGCGCAAGACGCACCGCGGTCTGCGCAAAGTTGCGTGCATCGGCGCGTGGCACCCTGCCCGCGTCATGTACACCGTTGCGCGTGCCGGTCAGCACGGttaccaccaccgcacgcAGCTGAACAAGAAGATCTACCAGATCGGCCGCACTGTTGCTGTGGAGCCAAAccaggcgacgacgacgtacGATCTGACGGCCAAGACGATCACGCCCATGGGCGGCTTTGTCGGCTATGGAACGGTGCGCAACGATTACGTGATGCTGAAGGGCTCCGTGTCTGGCCCGCGCCGTCGTGTGATGACGTTGCGCCGCCCGATGGCGCCGCAGACGTCGCGccagctgaaggagaagatTGTGCTGAAGTTCATCGACACAAGCTCGAAGATCGGCCACGGTCGCTTCCAGacgaagaaggagaagaaccAGTGGTTCGGCCCGCTCAAGAAGGACCGCATCCGCCGCGAGGAGCGCCTGCGCAAGGAGCGCGCCGCCCGTGCCGTGGAGCGCAAGGCCAAGGCCGCGAAGAAGTAAGTGTGCCAGCACACGCTCGCTTTTCTGTCTTTGCGCGTATGAATGACCTTCTCGTGTCTACTATCGGGCGAGTTTCCGCGGCGCTTGCGCCGTCTCTTCTGCGGCCCGAAAGTCTTTGCCGTTTTCCATTTCTCTCGTTAGTCCTTCTCGGTACCTTTAACCTCGTTCTGTATGCGATCCTTCATTCAGCGAGACCCACGCTGACAGGACGAGGCATACCTTCTCGGTGACTGTCGCAGCGGCAAGGACATCTTTGCCTCCTTGGATTCACTCAAAGGCTTTCCTGTCCTGCACTGGttgctctttccttcttcttcctccacaCGTAGGTGAGGATGGGTGTGAGTGCCGATAGCGTGCCAGTCTGCGTGTAGTGGGGTCTCTGCATTTCAACCTAAGCTTccttcatttttttccttcgcctTAACTTTATAGGCTTCTTTCCCTCATCTTTTCGATAAGACGCCTTTTGAAGTAAGCACCGGCCTATTTCTTGTGTCCTTCAGCGTGTGCGCCCCCACCACGAGAACGCCAGCGCATGCCCACATGCAACCACAGCCTACCCGTGCCTCTCTGTTGCACCGTGCGGCTACGTCCTGCCGTCGAACCCGGCCATGGGTTTGACGGGCTCGTTCTACCCTTCCTCGTCCCTTGCTCGCATACGTGCggcgcgatcggcgccagacgTACCTGAGTGGGCTGCACACCTTGATCCACGCGGGCCGCGTTcagggtcctgctcgagGGCAGAGGCGGTAGTGTCTGTCGTGCGAGTAACAGGCGGTGCTGTAGGCGCATGCCGGACGTGCTCGCGAGGGACGTCGGCTAGCTTCAGGTCAGGGCACTCTGAAACCCTGTACTCTGCCTGTATGCCATGCGGCGTCCTCAATGGCTTCAAGCCGCGGCGTTCAATGTGAGCAGTCCTTGTACTGCGTTATTGGAGTGCTGGAGGACTCTATGGCGTGATGCGGGGCGTTCTGGTCATGCTGCCGGCATCGGTGCCTCATCAGTCTAGTGGGTCGGATGCAGGGAGTGCCGTAGGTTACGCGTATATGCACTGTGTGGGGTTCACCGATATGGATTACTTCGCGCCTTTTTCATCCATCATTCTTGCTCTACACAGACCTCTGCATGCATTGCTTGGCTGCTGTACACTATGCCCGCTCTGGTTGACAGCGCGTACGCACAGTGGTCGCACTTGTGCATATTGGACCCTGTGGCAGGGCGACATTGTTCtcttgggggagggggggccttgtcgtcgtcgtcttccgTTTCTGTCGATGCCACACGGATGGGGACATGCCAGGATGGCGTTCCCGCGTGCTCTGCGACACGTTGAGCGCTGCCATGGACCTgtggcagcagagaggcaacccaccctcttctccacccgCACGCCTTCGGCAGGGGTGGGTGTGtaaggtggagggggggcacGTGGGTAAGCATACGCCTCTGCACAAAGAATTCATAGTGTGTCCTTCACGAGGGGCACGGAGGGGCAGCGGCCGACATCCGACGGAGGAAGGTCATACAGCACGGTGGAGAGGTGCGTAATCAGATCACTGCGTACAACAGCATAGCGTAGAGGGCGCTGTGCCGTGAGCGTCGAGTGGCCCTCAAATCCTGCGTGACGTAATCGCACCCAATGCCTGCCTGCCGCCTTCGTATCAAATACACGCGGGGGTGGGCGTAccacggcgctggcgcggtaGTGGGAAGCACACGATCTCTGAACCTCACGCCGTCACTGCCAGTCACCCGCCGTTGCCGCAATCCATAGCACAGACAGGTGCCCATTGCAGAGCTTGGGTAAGCGTGAACCTACCGTGCCTCCAGGTTACTCTCAGATATTTAGCCAGACGCGAAGCGTACTCATCGAGAAGGGCCACCGAAACAGCGTCAGACCGTCATCGCCTCCACTTCGTCCCAGATAGCGGGCGGGTCTACGCGTGTACGGATGTCTTTCCGCGATGCGAGCGCGGAGACGCCACCGTCGCGCTTCATTTTTCCTGCTAGACTGACATGCCGAAGCTCTGAGAGTCCTAACGCCCTACAGTCCTGCTGGATGAAATGcggcttttcttttttttttttgcagaGTGCGGACTTCTCTCGACGATTCGCCAATGAATCGGGCtaaccaccaccgctgggcGCCGTTCAGCCCCACTGTAATTCTGCTGCATACAGCGCAAGCCAGGCCCCCAGGACGATGCTCGACATCACCGCAATGCGGCACAAGccgagggagaaaaaaagcaaccAACAGTGCACGGTATACGCATGTGTGTTGAGTCGTCGCCACGACTCGTAGTGAGCCGAGACAAGCGTAGTCATGGCCGCACGTCTTTTGCACACACAGAGTCAGCTCAGAACTGTCCGCCAACACGAAAAGTTCTTCTAGTCGTATGCCTGTGGGCAGGCGGCAGACTCTTGGCTTCCCCTGAAAGAGTGAGCACTAGACCCTGACACCGCGCACTGAGGTGGCCGGCATAGCCAGGGATACTGAATGCGAGCAGAAtcggaagaggaagaaaacagCATGCGCTTGCTGCTGATACCACTCTCTGTGCTGT from Leishmania panamensis strain MHOM/PA/94/PSC-1 chromosome 32 sequence includes these protein-coding regions:
- a CDS encoding ribosomal protein L3, putative (TriTrypDB/GeneDB-style sysID: LpmP.32.3310), with protein sequence MSHCKFEHPRHGHLGFLPRKRSRQIRGRARAFPNDDATQKPHLTSFMVFKAGMTHIVRDVDRPGSKVNKKEVVEPVTILEAPPMVVVGIVGYRQTPVGLKTMGTVWAHHTSVEFRRRYYKNWKQSAQLAFSRQKQFANTKEGKIAEARMLHAFAKKASVIRVIAHTQLRKLRNHRVGVKKAHVQEIQINGGNVAAKIALAKSLLEKEVRVDSVFQQSEACDVCSVTKGHGTEGVVKRWGVACLPRKTHRGLRKVACIGAWHPARVMYTVARAGQHGYHHRTQLNKKIYQIGRTVAVEPNQATTTYDLTAKTITPMGGFVGYGTVRNDYVMLKGSVSGPRRRVMTLRRPMAPQTSRQLKEKIVLKFIDTSSKIGHGRFQTKKEKNQWFGPLKKDRIRREERLRKERAARAVERKAKAAKK